A region of Nocardioides sp. JS614 DNA encodes the following proteins:
- a CDS encoding type IV secretion system protein — MSTVITAVRRASRLGIAALALLVLTTLLGAASTLQPPAAAASEPAASTAHLAPVAPAATSGTQPTRNLKMGCPGPDALCDLGSDAVDCAKDPIDCGKDAAGDVKDGAGDLLDGAGDLLPDGCGILDAICGNIGGLPGLSGVPGLPGIPGLPNVGDLFGGGIPGLGDIPNPFEAIGDVIAKAAADAWTAAMLAIWNSGLFVLRIVLTFSELFLTPDLSADGPGKDVYAFTLWLALALVVILAMIQLGAAAFKREGKSLARAFIGSGQFVLVCASWFGYCVMIIAACGALTKALMKSLLKVQTWPDWDPLGGLGIDDITDAGVATALAFLGIFLWLAAIGHVLVYLARAASLLVLTATGPLAAAGLVSEFTRSWFWKSLRWFHAAAFTPVLMVMVLGIGVQFANGVAAHLAEDTAKAFGTALPAVMTILISVVAPLSLFKLLAFVDPGTPSGASFRQGMAIQGGLQGLLSGGGAGGGSSAASTTDANGRSSGEQSAEASTGDRFSKSTQGALGSFGPVGQALSTGMGWINSAGAKATSLMSDETNQAGVGQSTYGPDFSGLSGRQSGGQSGGQGGTHPGSQNGDQSDGDSSMPTPPTPPAPPTPPTLPTGGGPGGGSGGQGGRGADAAPKTPAAGGGGAAGGAGGAGAAAGGIPPVAG, encoded by the coding sequence GTGAGCACCGTCATCACCGCCGTGCGCCGGGCGAGCCGACTCGGCATCGCGGCCCTGGCGCTCCTGGTGCTCACCACGCTCCTCGGAGCTGCCTCGACCCTCCAGCCTCCCGCCGCAGCGGCCAGCGAGCCGGCCGCCAGCACGGCGCACCTCGCTCCAGTCGCCCCGGCGGCGACCAGCGGCACTCAGCCGACCCGCAACCTCAAGATGGGCTGCCCGGGGCCCGACGCCCTATGCGACCTCGGCAGCGACGCCGTCGACTGCGCCAAGGACCCGATCGATTGCGGCAAGGACGCCGCCGGCGATGTGAAGGACGGTGCCGGCGACCTGCTCGACGGCGCAGGAGATCTGCTCCCCGACGGCTGCGGGATCCTCGACGCGATCTGCGGCAACATCGGCGGACTGCCCGGGCTTTCGGGCGTCCCTGGGCTGCCCGGGATCCCCGGTCTGCCGAACGTCGGTGACCTCTTCGGCGGCGGCATCCCCGGGCTGGGCGACATCCCCAACCCGTTCGAGGCCATCGGCGACGTCATCGCCAAGGCCGCGGCCGACGCCTGGACCGCGGCCATGCTCGCGATCTGGAACTCCGGCCTGTTCGTGCTGCGCATCGTGCTCACGTTCAGTGAGCTGTTCTTGACTCCGGACCTGAGCGCCGACGGCCCGGGCAAGGACGTCTACGCCTTCACCCTGTGGCTGGCGCTGGCCCTGGTGGTCATCTTGGCGATGATCCAGCTCGGCGCCGCCGCCTTCAAGCGCGAGGGCAAGAGCCTCGCCCGGGCCTTCATCGGGTCCGGCCAGTTCGTCTTGGTGTGCGCCAGCTGGTTCGGGTACTGCGTCATGATCATCGCGGCCTGCGGGGCGCTGACCAAGGCGCTGATGAAGTCGCTGCTCAAGGTGCAGACCTGGCCCGACTGGGACCCGCTCGGCGGACTCGGCATCGACGACATCACCGACGCCGGCGTGGCCACCGCGCTGGCATTCCTCGGGATCTTCCTGTGGCTGGCCGCCATCGGGCACGTCCTGGTCTACCTGGCCCGCGCGGCGTCCCTGCTGGTGCTCACCGCCACGGGGCCGCTCGCGGCCGCCGGCCTGGTCTCGGAGTTCACCCGCTCCTGGTTCTGGAAGTCGCTGCGCTGGTTCCACGCCGCGGCGTTCACCCCGGTGCTGATGGTGATGGTGCTGGGCATCGGCGTGCAGTTCGCCAACGGAGTCGCCGCCCACCTAGCCGAGGACACCGCCAAGGCGTTCGGCACCGCGCTGCCGGCCGTGATGACGATCCTGATCAGCGTCGTCGCCCCGCTGTCCCTGTTCAAGCTCCTTGCCTTCGTCGACCCCGGCACCCCCAGCGGCGCGTCCTTTCGCCAGGGCATGGCCATCCAGGGCGGCCTCCAGGGCCTGCTCAGCGGCGGCGGCGCGGGCGGAGGCTCGTCGGCTGCGTCGACCACCGACGCCAACGGCCGCTCCTCGGGCGAGCAGAGTGCCGAGGCCTCGACCGGCGACCGGTTCAGCAAATCGACCCAGGGCGCCCTGGGCAGCTTCGGCCCGGTGGGCCAGGCCCTGTCGACCGGCATGGGCTGGATCAACTCCGCCGGCGCGAAGGCGACCTCGCTGATGTCGGACGAAACCAACCAGGCCGGTGTCGGCCAGAGCACCTACGGCCCCGACTTCAGCGGCCTGAGTGGACGGCAGTCCGGTGGCCAGTCCGGCGGCCAGGGCGGGACCCACCCCGGGTCGCAGAACGGCGACCAGAGCGACGGGGATTCGTCGATGCCGACCCCGCCCACGCCTCCTGCGCCGCCCACCCCGCCGACGCTGCCCACTGGCGGCGGACCCGGCGGCGGTTCAGGTGGCCAGGGCGGCAGGGGAGCTGACGCAGCTCCCAAGACCCCGGCCGCCGGCGGCGGGGGAGCAGCAGGAGGTGCCGGCGGCGCCGGCGCGGCCGCTGGCGGCATTCCACCGGTGGCGGGGTAA
- a CDS encoding SCO6880 family protein — translation MTTYADYQRDRIGWFFGLSGGQLMFLALASLPAFWAISRGAWFSAFLFALVWVFLLAITVIPVRGRSATGWVFASTMYAVGGLFGWTSFRAKATQGRGDDLDTPDLPGVLQGVQIHDGPPHGSQLQRVAIIEDHAMKTWAVTASIVHPGIGMKDTEERARYGEALAGLLDVAGRTEKVDEILFMVRTVPEDGAERDLWANRHRRPNAPELSEVVNSDLAHGLTQASVRTEQFVTILVPETRIARSAKESGGGFEGRCRELYLLMAEIEAQLRGPMGMTTVRWLTSPELALACRTGFAPGDRAGIVEALSLREKDPSVNADVPWAMAGPSGADATVRHYSHDAWNSVSATIKLPTRGVAMGALAPILTPSEFGERRSFVVAYPIVSQTKADRQSGNAEWAADLAEGMNEKLGRKTRAKQRDEAHKARGLDAKLARGNSLTRPYGVCTVTVPKSMRITEFGRRLDASVRRAGFAPLRLDLAQDVGFAASTIPLGSSLTRSGDA, via the coding sequence ATGACCACCTACGCCGACTACCAGCGCGACCGTATCGGCTGGTTCTTCGGCCTCTCCGGAGGCCAGCTGATGTTCCTGGCGCTGGCCAGCCTGCCGGCGTTCTGGGCGATCAGCCGCGGAGCGTGGTTCTCCGCGTTTCTGTTCGCCCTGGTCTGGGTGTTCCTCCTGGCCATCACCGTGATCCCGGTGCGCGGCCGCTCGGCCACCGGCTGGGTGTTCGCCTCGACCATGTACGCCGTCGGCGGCCTGTTCGGCTGGACCTCGTTCCGCGCCAAGGCCACACAGGGCCGCGGCGACGACCTCGACACCCCGGACCTGCCCGGGGTCCTCCAGGGCGTCCAGATCCACGACGGCCCGCCGCACGGCTCGCAGCTGCAGCGCGTAGCGATCATCGAGGACCACGCCATGAAGACCTGGGCGGTCACGGCCTCGATCGTGCACCCCGGCATCGGCATGAAGGACACCGAAGAGCGAGCCCGCTACGGCGAGGCGCTGGCCGGGCTGCTCGACGTCGCCGGTCGCACCGAGAAGGTCGACGAGATCCTCTTCATGGTGCGCACCGTCCCCGAGGACGGCGCCGAGCGCGACCTGTGGGCAAACCGCCACCGCCGCCCCAACGCCCCGGAGCTGTCGGAGGTCGTCAACAGCGACCTGGCCCACGGCCTCACCCAGGCATCGGTGCGCACCGAGCAGTTCGTGACGATCCTGGTCCCGGAGACCCGGATCGCGAGGTCGGCCAAAGAGTCCGGGGGCGGCTTCGAGGGCCGCTGCCGCGAGCTCTACCTGCTCATGGCCGAGATCGAGGCCCAGCTGCGCGGCCCGATGGGGATGACCACGGTGCGCTGGCTCACCAGCCCCGAGCTCGCACTGGCCTGCCGGACCGGATTCGCCCCCGGCGACCGCGCCGGCATCGTCGAGGCCCTCTCGCTGCGGGAGAAGGACCCGAGCGTCAACGCCGACGTCCCGTGGGCGATGGCCGGCCCCTCGGGTGCCGACGCCACAGTGCGGCACTACAGCCACGACGCCTGGAACTCGGTCAGCGCCACCATCAAGCTGCCGACCCGCGGCGTCGCGATGGGTGCCCTGGCACCGATCCTCACCCCCAGCGAGTTCGGTGAGCGGCGATCGTTCGTCGTCGCGTACCCGATCGTGTCCCAGACCAAGGCCGACCGGCAGTCCGGCAACGCCGAGTGGGCCGCCGACCTGGCCGAGGGGATGAACGAGAAGCTCGGCCGCAAGACCCGCGCCAAGCAGCGCGACGAAGCCCACAAGGCCCGCGGCCTGGACGCCAAGCTGGCCCGCGGCAACTCGCTGACCCGGCCCTACGGCGTGTGCACGGTCACCGTCCCCAAGTCGATGCGGATCACCGAGTTCGGGCGCCGCCTGGACGCCTCGGTCCGACGCGCCGGGTTCGCACCGCTGCGCCTCGACCTCGCCCAGGACGTCGGGTTCGCCGCGTCCACCATCCCCCTCGGCTCGAGCCTGACCCGGAGCGGAGACGCCTGA
- a CDS encoding ATP-binding protein, translating into MTTTPRRNRRGGRDMAALLSDFGHDLPTIPTLAPEAKEPRLFRYAPRRGATRRGRGWAAATAPAMAWRMTSDQAPVFWPFVSAPALPPTGAQMGVDQLSGGSFYCDPFGWVLRDDVPATNPNIFQFAKPGSGKSGTTKAFCTRMMPFGYRTLVTGDVKDEYESLCRALGVDPFVIAPGFWARVNPLSMGPLGDGWEKLSAEEAQRRATIIFKRWLVLVRGLVGSMKIDDERRVPFGPDESDVVRNALAILTGYAAGNSVLQETTIPRLWDLLRNPTEELVRACEYANTRQFLDETRRLRNALGELVTGTLAGLFDDFTNIEVDWRAPIQSFSLSRLDGLGDEAVGIALLCMNSWGRGLREIAEPGDLRIVVRDEVWKQMRLGTAAVASFDADLRLSRGMAGKGGDIQFCNLHKPSDLLSVGDADSQAAMIAKDLLELADIKILGAQKPRVARELDSMLGLGPIAQDLVSGWAMQDKGRALWCIGDATYKVQTVLHPLEKKLYYTNEAIESAA; encoded by the coding sequence ATGACCACCACCCCCCGCCGGAACCGCCGCGGCGGCCGCGACATGGCCGCCCTGCTCTCCGACTTCGGGCACGACCTGCCCACGATCCCCACGCTCGCCCCGGAGGCCAAGGAGCCCCGGCTCTTCCGCTACGCGCCGCGCCGCGGTGCCACCCGCCGCGGCCGAGGCTGGGCCGCCGCCACCGCCCCGGCGATGGCCTGGCGGATGACCAGCGACCAGGCCCCGGTGTTCTGGCCCTTCGTCTCCGCTCCCGCCCTGCCCCCGACGGGCGCCCAGATGGGCGTCGACCAGCTCTCCGGCGGCAGCTTCTACTGCGACCCGTTCGGGTGGGTGCTGCGCGACGACGTACCCGCGACCAACCCCAACATCTTCCAGTTCGCCAAGCCGGGAAGTGGCAAGTCCGGCACCACCAAGGCGTTCTGCACCCGGATGATGCCGTTCGGCTACCGCACCCTGGTCACTGGCGACGTCAAGGACGAGTACGAGTCGCTGTGCCGCGCGCTCGGTGTCGACCCCTTCGTCATCGCCCCCGGCTTCTGGGCCCGGGTCAACCCGCTGTCCATGGGGCCGCTCGGCGACGGCTGGGAGAAGCTCTCGGCCGAGGAGGCGCAGCGCCGCGCCACGATCATCTTCAAGCGGTGGCTCGTCCTGGTCCGCGGCCTGGTCGGCAGCATGAAGATCGACGATGAGCGCCGGGTGCCCTTCGGCCCCGACGAATCCGACGTCGTGCGCAACGCGCTGGCGATCCTCACCGGCTACGCCGCCGGCAACAGCGTCCTGCAAGAGACGACCATCCCGCGGCTGTGGGACCTGCTGCGCAACCCCACGGAGGAGCTCGTCCGTGCCTGCGAATACGCGAACACCCGCCAGTTCCTCGACGAGACCCGGCGGCTGCGCAACGCGCTCGGCGAGCTGGTCACCGGCACCCTCGCCGGCCTCTTCGACGACTTCACCAACATCGAGGTCGACTGGCGGGCCCCGATCCAGTCGTTCAGCCTCTCCCGGCTCGACGGCCTGGGCGATGAGGCCGTGGGCATCGCGCTGCTGTGCATGAACTCCTGGGGGCGTGGTCTGCGGGAGATCGCCGAGCCAGGCGACCTGCGCATCGTGGTGCGCGACGAGGTCTGGAAGCAGATGCGCCTCGGAACCGCCGCAGTAGCGAGCTTCGACGCCGACCTGCGGCTCTCACGCGGCATGGCCGGCAAGGGCGGCGACATCCAGTTCTGCAACCTCCACAAGCCCTCCGACCTGCTCTCGGTCGGCGACGCCGACTCCCAGGCCGCGATGATCGCCAAGGACCTCCTCGAGCTGGCCGACATCAAGATCCTCGGTGCCCAGAAGCCCCGTGTCGCCCGCGAGCTCGACTCCATGCTCGGGCTCGGCCCGATCGCCCAGGACCTCGTCTCCGGGTGGGCCATGCAGGACAAGGGCCGCGCCCTGTGGTGCATCGGCGACGCCACCTACAAGGTCCAGACGGTGCTCCACCCGCTGGAGAAGAAGCTCTACTACACCAACGAGGCCATCGAGTCCGCCGCCTGA
- a CDS encoding peptidoglycan DD-metalloendopeptidase family protein has product MKKLLLAGLPVLIIFMGLPFLVTLMVVMTTTAAAECRTQSSQGTAPTELGDLGAIDGPVGGPVNGNITMAQANIPRRSGLDGFRASMPKVLSKNPEFVTLNEASGWSLEQIEAAAPGYSAFRVAAPAGTGTGPEQAMGNVVLWKSSTWTKVNGGRVQLVDDDKTFYDGRPVTWDRFATWVMLRRADGSVVSVVSTHHMTNPHRWPKQHGNPPLTRPQQYGAGMDILLQLRNSLAAHGPVLIGGDMNTQASYTDIPWTAAAKMKAAGYGWHNHGVDFIFFPHHQGARLEQGWDGTMVSDHHWLSARIAMNGAGPESAPETTTTTDGVVPAATTAPTSAEPPAGDVLAQLMRLRFASNYPTMTDEQARNAITIAQVARNLEIPRYGLQIAIAAAIQESKLVNLTGGDRDSGGLFQQRPSAGWGSRAEITNAVLAARAFFGQAQHTGNPGLLDIPGWQNMPLTQAAQAVQRSGYPDAYAQWEDVAGDITDLLGGDLPDLPDDGSTTNVANCQGETVNPITVGTLNLLGAGHTDKPGERAGYDTWDKRLPGAMRTIENAGVTITGLQEVHGPQAQALENQYAAKWGMYPASGKAQNRVIWDRNEWEQTDGRLVGIPYFGGKDVGMPLVQLTSTTTGQVIWVWSIHNPANTQGSAAGHRQEALRRQLATMTELAGTGTPAVILGDFNDGKDGSNASHCALTPELSNAFGGSAEPCKKPKQDAPIDHVYGANLTWAGAEVDTSTQASKIADHPLVTATTAGSSAGCAVDSGTAEAKYNLGPVKPQLTQLVNILGPMFDIKTVGGYRESATDPNGHPAGLAADFMVPLNAAGRAQGDRLAAYAKANAQKLGIDYIIWYQRIWSVARVGEGWRPMEDRGSATENHLDHVHINVKPGASVQPVGLEGASCDEVVYPVPAQYVGTDNHNWHETGAYWSKWHTGTDFSAPCGTTVYAAHAGTIEIDTTQRSWAGPQLVKVTTGAGSLTTWYAHMATVSVSRGQTVAAGEPIGQVGKEGNVSGCHLHFEVHLKNGSIYGPDNVDPSTWLAENASRPSRAV; this is encoded by the coding sequence ATGAAGAAGCTGCTGCTCGCGGGACTGCCCGTCCTGATCATCTTCATGGGGCTGCCGTTCCTCGTGACGCTGATGGTGGTGATGACGACCACCGCGGCCGCCGAGTGCCGCACCCAGAGCAGCCAAGGCACCGCGCCTACCGAGCTCGGTGACCTCGGAGCCATCGACGGCCCGGTGGGCGGCCCGGTCAACGGCAACATCACCATGGCGCAGGCCAACATCCCGCGCCGCTCCGGCCTCGACGGGTTCCGGGCCTCCATGCCCAAGGTCCTGTCCAAGAACCCCGAGTTCGTCACCCTCAACGAGGCCAGCGGCTGGAGCCTGGAGCAGATCGAAGCCGCCGCCCCGGGCTACTCAGCCTTCCGGGTGGCAGCCCCGGCCGGCACCGGCACCGGCCCCGAGCAGGCCATGGGCAACGTCGTGCTCTGGAAGAGCTCGACCTGGACGAAGGTCAACGGCGGCCGGGTCCAGCTCGTCGACGACGACAAGACCTTCTACGACGGGCGTCCGGTCACGTGGGACCGCTTCGCGACATGGGTCATGCTGCGCCGCGCCGACGGCTCCGTGGTCTCGGTGGTCTCCACCCACCACATGACCAACCCGCACCGTTGGCCGAAGCAGCACGGCAACCCGCCGCTGACCCGGCCCCAGCAGTACGGCGCCGGAATGGACATCCTGCTGCAGCTGCGCAACTCGCTGGCCGCCCACGGTCCGGTGCTGATCGGCGGCGACATGAACACCCAGGCCTCCTACACCGACATCCCCTGGACGGCGGCCGCGAAGATGAAGGCCGCCGGCTACGGATGGCACAACCACGGCGTCGACTTCATCTTCTTCCCGCACCACCAGGGCGCCCGGCTCGAACAGGGCTGGGACGGCACGATGGTTTCGGACCACCACTGGCTCTCGGCTCGCATCGCGATGAACGGCGCCGGCCCGGAGAGCGCGCCCGAGACCACCACCACGACTGACGGGGTCGTGCCCGCGGCGACCACCGCCCCGACGTCCGCCGAGCCGCCGGCCGGCGACGTGCTCGCCCAGCTGATGCGGCTACGGTTCGCGTCCAACTACCCGACCATGACCGACGAGCAGGCCCGCAACGCGATCACCATCGCCCAGGTCGCCCGCAATCTCGAGATTCCCCGCTACGGGCTGCAGATCGCGATCGCCGCCGCGATCCAGGAGTCCAAGCTGGTCAACCTCACCGGAGGTGACCGCGACTCCGGCGGCCTGTTCCAGCAGCGCCCCTCGGCCGGCTGGGGAAGCCGGGCCGAGATCACCAACGCCGTCCTCGCGGCCCGCGCGTTCTTCGGCCAGGCCCAGCACACCGGCAACCCCGGGCTCCTCGACATCCCCGGCTGGCAGAACATGCCGCTCACCCAGGCCGCGCAGGCCGTCCAGCGCTCGGGCTACCCCGACGCCTACGCCCAGTGGGAGGACGTCGCCGGCGACATCACCGATCTGCTCGGCGGCGACCTGCCGGACCTGCCCGACGACGGCTCCACCACGAACGTCGCCAACTGCCAGGGCGAGACCGTCAACCCCATCACCGTCGGCACCCTCAACCTGCTCGGCGCCGGCCACACCGACAAGCCGGGGGAGCGGGCCGGGTACGACACCTGGGACAAGCGACTGCCCGGCGCCATGCGCACGATCGAGAACGCCGGCGTCACGATCACCGGCCTCCAGGAGGTGCATGGCCCGCAGGCCCAGGCGCTGGAGAACCAGTACGCGGCCAAGTGGGGGATGTACCCGGCCAGCGGGAAGGCACAGAACCGGGTGATCTGGGACCGCAACGAGTGGGAGCAGACCGACGGGCGCCTCGTCGGCATCCCGTACTTCGGCGGGAAGGACGTCGGCATGCCGCTGGTGCAGCTGACCTCGACGACCACCGGGCAGGTGATCTGGGTCTGGAGCATCCACAACCCGGCCAACACTCAAGGAAGCGCCGCCGGGCACCGCCAGGAGGCGCTGCGTCGCCAGCTGGCCACGATGACCGAGCTCGCCGGCACCGGCACCCCTGCGGTGATACTGGGCGACTTCAACGACGGCAAGGACGGCAGCAACGCCTCGCACTGCGCACTGACCCCTGAGCTGAGCAACGCCTTCGGCGGCTCTGCCGAGCCCTGCAAGAAGCCCAAGCAGGACGCGCCGATCGACCACGTCTACGGCGCGAACCTCACCTGGGCCGGCGCCGAGGTCGACACCAGCACCCAGGCCAGCAAGATCGCCGACCACCCGCTGGTGACCGCCACCACCGCCGGCAGCAGCGCCGGGTGCGCCGTCGACTCCGGTACAGCGGAGGCCAAGTACAACCTCGGCCCGGTCAAGCCGCAGCTGACCCAGCTGGTCAACATCCTCGGCCCCATGTTCGACATCAAGACCGTCGGCGGCTACCGCGAGAGCGCCACCGACCCCAACGGCCACCCGGCCGGGCTCGCGGCCGATTTCATGGTGCCGCTCAACGCGGCGGGCCGCGCGCAGGGCGATCGTCTCGCCGCCTACGCCAAGGCCAATGCCCAGAAGCTCGGCATCGACTACATCATCTGGTACCAGCGGATCTGGTCGGTCGCCCGCGTCGGCGAGGGCTGGCGGCCGATGGAGGACCGGGGGAGCGCTACCGAGAACCACCTCGACCATGTCCACATCAACGTCAAGCCCGGCGCCTCCGTCCAGCCGGTCGGCCTCGAGGGCGCGTCCTGCGACGAGGTCGTCTATCCGGTGCCCGCGCAGTACGTCGGAACCGACAACCACAACTGGCACGAGACCGGCGCGTACTGGTCCAAGTGGCACACCGGCACCGACTTCTCCGCACCCTGCGGAACCACCGTCTACGCTGCCCACGCCGGCACCATCGAGATCGACACCACCCAGCGTTCCTGGGCTGGGCCGCAGCTGGTCAAGGTCACCACCGGCGCCGGGTCCCTGACCACGTGGTACGCCCACATGGCGACCGTCAGCGTCAGCCGTGGCCAGACCGTCGCCGCCGGCGAGCCGATCGGCCAGGTCGGCAAGGAGGGCAACGTCTCCGGCTGCCACCTCCACTTCGAGGTCCACCTCAAGAACGGCTCCATCTACGGCCCCGACAACGTCGATCCCTCGACCTGGCTCGCAGAGAACGCATCACGCCCGAGCCGCGCCGTGTGA